The Castellaniella sp. genome includes a window with the following:
- a CDS encoding FCD domain-containing protein: MTEPKINALLDAAEPKTLVEGAYRQLHNNIISGIHPPGEKLRVEHLKDQYDVGAGTLREALLMLVTDTLVVAQGQRGFRVAPISLNDLEDITRSRLLIECTALEQSIKHGDENWESTLIAAFHHLSRVEERIAAGATDSTCEWELRNKAFHDALISACPSRWIQYFQSILYKQSERYRRLSILKQPIVRDVHSEHVILYEAAIARDVTRARSALSEHILRTLDGIKKMPIDFFNGNGKKVA, from the coding sequence ATGACTGAGCCCAAGATCAATGCACTGCTTGATGCGGCCGAACCCAAGACATTGGTGGAAGGAGCCTATCGTCAACTGCACAACAACATCATCAGCGGCATCCACCCACCCGGCGAAAAACTACGTGTAGAACACCTTAAAGATCAATACGATGTAGGCGCTGGCACCTTACGCGAGGCCTTGTTGATGCTGGTGACCGATACGCTTGTCGTCGCTCAGGGACAACGTGGATTCCGGGTGGCACCCATCTCCTTGAATGATCTGGAAGACATCACACGATCACGACTGTTGATCGAATGCACTGCACTGGAACAATCCATCAAGCACGGCGACGAAAACTGGGAATCGACACTGATTGCAGCGTTTCATCACCTGAGCCGGGTTGAAGAAAGAATCGCCGCTGGCGCCACAGATTCCACTTGTGAATGGGAGCTGCGCAATAAAGCTTTTCATGATGCATTGATCAGTGCCTGCCCATCTCGCTGGATACAATATTTTCAAAGCATTCTTTATAAGCAATCCGAACGCTATCGTCGGTTAAGTATTCTCAAGCAACCGATTGTGCGAGACGTGCATTCGGAACATGTGATTCTGTATGAAGCCGCGATTGCGCGCGATGTTACCCGCGCCCGATCCGCCCTGTCCGAGCATATTTTGCGTACTCTGGATGGAATCAAGAAAATGCCTATCGATTTCTTTAACGGTAATGGCAAAAAGGTAGCTTGA
- a CDS encoding 2Fe-2S iron-sulfur cluster binding domain-containing protein, producing the protein MSYELRIEPLGAAIEVEEDQTILDAALRAGLWLPHACCHGLCATCKVQVVDGEIDHGEASSYALMDFEREEGKALACCARLESDTVIEVEIDADPDARSIPVRDFSGIVTQVVALTPTVKAIHIQLDEAIDFQAGQYINLQIDGGRLSRAFSLARAPADDHHIELNVRLVPGGEGTTWIHEHLREGMAVQISGPYGRFFVRKSEAMPSLFIAGGSGLSSPRSMILDMLAEDPDAKIALIYGQRTRDELYYHEEFLELAQNHGGLAYVPVLSHEPEDSSWDGLRGFVHDAALAHFQQDFRGWKAYLCGPPLMIEACIGALMQGRLFERDIYTEKFISAADAQQLHSPLFKRL; encoded by the coding sequence ATGTCGTACGAACTCAGGATTGAACCGCTGGGTGCAGCAATCGAAGTCGAAGAGGATCAAACCATTCTTGATGCAGCCTTGCGTGCAGGGCTATGGCTTCCCCATGCCTGTTGCCATGGCCTGTGCGCTACCTGCAAGGTGCAGGTGGTGGATGGGGAAATCGATCATGGCGAGGCCTCAAGCTACGCCCTGATGGATTTCGAACGCGAAGAAGGCAAGGCGCTGGCTTGTTGTGCCCGCCTGGAAAGCGATACGGTGATCGAAGTCGAAATCGATGCGGATCCGGATGCTCGATCCATTCCGGTACGGGATTTCTCCGGAATAGTCACCCAGGTGGTGGCCTTGACCCCCACGGTCAAGGCCATCCATATTCAGCTTGACGAAGCCATCGATTTTCAGGCAGGGCAGTATATAAACCTGCAAATCGATGGTGGCCGACTGTCCCGGGCCTTTTCGTTGGCCCGCGCGCCGGCCGATGACCACCATATAGAACTCAATGTGCGGCTGGTTCCAGGGGGTGAGGGCACTACCTGGATCCACGAACACCTGCGCGAAGGCATGGCCGTGCAGATATCCGGCCCATATGGACGGTTCTTCGTGCGTAAATCCGAGGCCATGCCGTCGCTGTTCATTGCGGGAGGCTCAGGGCTGTCCAGTCCTAGATCAATGATTCTGGATATGCTCGCAGAAGATCCTGATGCAAAAATTGCATTGATCTATGGGCAACGCACCCGTGATGAACTCTATTACCACGAAGAGTTTCTCGAATTAGCGCAAAACCATGGTGGCTTGGCTTATGTCCCCGTGCTGTCTCACGAACCCGAGGACTCATCCTGGGATGGTCTTCGTGGCTTTGTGCACGATGCGGCACTGGCGCATTTTCAGCAAGATTTCCGCGGCTGGAAAGCCTATTTATGCGGCCCGCCGCTCATGATAGAAGCCTGCATAGGCGCACTCATGCAAGGCCGTCTCTTCGAACGCGATATCTACACCGAGAAATTCATTTCTGCTGCTGATGCGCAGCAACTACACAGCCCATTATTCAAGAGGCTCTAA